A stretch of the Actinotalea sp. JY-7876 genome encodes the following:
- the lysA gene encoding diaminopimelate decarboxylase yields MSSTGHLVPPTLDPAVWPASAAVGPDGAVSVGGVDLRALAAEHGTPAYVLDEADFRSRARRFRTAFEAAFAPLGVGVDVYYAGKAFLSVAVARWAHEEGLRIDTATGGELAVALRAGVPGVDIGLHGNNKSDAELERALAAGVGRIVLDSLGEVGRVADAAARAGVRAPVMVRVTTGVHAGGHEYISTAHEDQKFGLSVTGGQALAALRAVLARPELELLGIHSHIGSQILDPSGFEAAARRVMELRAELAALTDHLVPEVDLGGGFGIAYLPGEVPLDPDRVAKDTAAAVADACARLGTAVPRISIEPGRAVVGPTALTLYTVGTVKPVTVGGDEDLVRTYVSVDGGMSDNLRPALYGASYTAAVVSRPADAATVPARVVGKHCESGDIVVRDVALPADVARGDLLAVPATGAYGRSMASNYNHVPRPPVVAVRDGVARVIVRRETEDDLLALDVG; encoded by the coding sequence GTGAGCTCGACCGGCCACCTGGTCCCGCCGACGCTGGACCCGGCCGTCTGGCCGGCGTCGGCCGCGGTGGGGCCGGACGGCGCGGTGAGCGTGGGGGGAGTGGACCTGCGCGCGCTCGCGGCCGAGCACGGCACGCCCGCCTACGTGCTCGACGAGGCGGACTTCCGGAGCCGCGCGCGCCGCTTCCGGACGGCGTTCGAGGCCGCGTTCGCGCCGCTCGGCGTCGGCGTCGACGTCTACTACGCGGGTAAGGCCTTCCTCAGCGTCGCCGTCGCGCGGTGGGCGCACGAGGAGGGGCTCCGCATCGACACCGCGACGGGCGGCGAGCTGGCGGTCGCCCTGCGTGCGGGCGTCCCGGGCGTCGACATCGGGCTGCACGGCAACAACAAGTCCGACGCGGAGCTCGAGCGCGCGCTCGCGGCCGGCGTCGGCCGGATCGTCCTCGACTCCCTCGGCGAGGTGGGCCGCGTGGCGGACGCCGCCGCGCGCGCCGGCGTCCGGGCGCCGGTCATGGTGCGCGTGACCACGGGCGTGCACGCCGGCGGGCACGAGTACATCTCCACCGCGCACGAGGACCAGAAGTTCGGCCTGTCGGTGACGGGCGGGCAGGCGCTCGCCGCGCTGCGGGCCGTCCTGGCCCGGCCCGAGCTCGAGCTGCTGGGCATCCACTCGCACATCGGCTCGCAGATCCTCGACCCGTCCGGCTTCGAGGCGGCGGCGCGGCGCGTCATGGAGCTGCGCGCCGAGCTGGCCGCGCTCACGGACCACCTGGTGCCCGAGGTGGACCTCGGCGGCGGCTTCGGGATCGCGTACCTGCCCGGTGAGGTCCCGCTGGACCCCGACCGCGTCGCCAAGGACACGGCCGCGGCGGTCGCCGACGCCTGCGCCCGGCTCGGCACGGCCGTCCCCCGGATCTCCATCGAGCCCGGGCGGGCCGTCGTCGGGCCGACGGCGCTGACGCTCTACACGGTCGGCACCGTCAAGCCCGTGACGGTGGGTGGCGACGAGGACCTCGTCCGGACGTACGTCTCGGTGGACGGCGGGATGAGCGACAACCTGCGGCCCGCCCTGTACGGGGCGAGCTACACGGCCGCCGTCGTCTCGCGTCCCGCCGACGCCGCGACGGTGCCCGCCCGCGTGGTGGGCAAGCACTGCGAGAGCGGCGACATCGTCGTGCGCGACGTCGCCCTCCCGGCCGACGTCGCGCGCGGCGACCTGCTGGCGGTCCCCGCCACGGGCGCGTACGGACGCTCGATGGCGTCGAACTACAACCACGTCCCGCGGCCGCCGGTCGTCGCGGTGCGTGACGGCGTGGCGCGCGTGATCGTGCGCCGCGAGACCGAGGACGACCTGCTCGCCCTGGACGTGGGCTGA